The Gadus chalcogrammus isolate NIFS_2021 chromosome 14, NIFS_Gcha_1.0, whole genome shotgun sequence sequence tgctcagggacacctcgacattcGCTCTACCTCTTGAGCGACATGCCGCCCCACAATGTGCAGTGTTGCTCCAGGCATGTGAACCGTCCTCTGTTCCGCCTCCATCAGGTTAATCAGCTCCCACCCAGCGTTGGTCAACGCCATCATCCTGGTTCTGCACTCGGTGGCGGGCAGCATGCCCACCcaggccagcagcagctcctcccgCAACGTCTCGGCCAGCTCCTACAGTGACATGCCAGGTGGGCAAGAGAGAGCCTTTTTAATGCCTTTGCCTTGTTTGTTGGAACAAAGCCCTTTCTAGTGGAATTGTGTGTTGGAACAAAGCCCTTACTAGTGTATTGGTGTGTTAGTTCAAAGCCCATTCTAGTTTATTGGTGTATCAGAACAAAGCCCATTCTAGTTCATTGTCGTGTTAAGACAAAGCCCTTTCTAGTGTTTTGGGATGTCCTCAAGACAAAAAGCCtcctaacctctacctgcttcctttatctatatctatactTACTGCCGCTTTAAATGACTAAATCATGACTATTTTCTTCGCACAGGAGGGTTCATGTTTGACGGCATGTCGGACGATGAAGATGAATTCCAGTCTGTGAGTGAATGCATCTTTACATCATTGTGAACCACAACCTCTATCGACCTTCTCTAACACacgcgtgtcccccccccccccccaggggaacCAAGCGGGCCCCTCCAGCCGAGGGGGCGCTCCCATCGGGGGGCGGCCCCAGTCTCTGAGCCACAGCGGGGCGGCGGGGCCCCGGCCCATCACGCAGAGCGAGCTGGCCACCGCCCTGGCCCTGGCCAGCACCCCCGACAGCAGCGCCGccacgcccaccaccaccagccaggtGAGGCCCTCCGGACCCCTCCTAGGAGGGCGTTCGACTCCCGGTCGAAGGGCACCGGGTTCGATGCCTGACGTTCGCGGTGTAGCTGCAGCCATTATTGAGCGATATGCTACTGACTATCTGAATTAAGTTCAGAAACCGTGAGGTATTTGGGATAACTGCATTCTCTTGAATATTTCCTTGAAGAAGAAGACCTTTATATGCAAAGAATGAAACCTATTTTTCAGCGATAAAAGGTTTGCCGTACGTTACGGCAACACGATGGCTGCTATAGTGACGGATCACCGGAGCCATGGATGCCTGTATAGAGATATCACATACAGAGCAGCGTCTATTAAGTCACACAGCCCAATACCAGAATAccaggggggaaggggaggaagtcCTTAAATGGACGATCAGATATAGTGCAAACGAAGCGTTTAACCTTTTGAGTCCAGCGACGGCAGTTCTCGAGCATAcggctccctgtgtgtgtgtgtgtgcgtgtgtgagagtcaCGACGCGATGCTTGTTGCTCCTCCAGGCTGACGCAAGCAGCGGCGTGTCCCCCATGCCCGCCGGGACCCCGGTCAGCAACGACCTGTTCAGCCAGGCTCTGCAGCAGGCCCTGCAGGCCAGCAACATGTCCTCCCTGCAGGTGAACCTCCCCTTCTTCAGGGCTCCTTCGGAAGAGCCCTTCTCTGTTGTTAACTCGGTGGAGCTGTGCTGTTGTAGCTGGATGGAGActgaatggcatcttcagaaCATGCTCAACTTCACGTGTATTATAACAAAGATTCTCAAATGTTTTGTCGGCGCATGCTCGAGTCATACGCTTCCGTGATTCTCATTATCGAAGTATCGGGGTAAAATGTCCAAGTGTCTAGTACATGTCTTCATCCACCAGTGGCTGGTGCACAAGTTAGTGTTACAGATGCCAAGAAGTTCTTTCTTAATCCCAGATGGGGAATCCTGGGCTCACAGCAAAAGTAAAGTACAGAAAATAAGGAGAATGTAAAGCCTATACGAGCAAACAAAAAGATTATAAGAATAATGCTGGCATTTGCCGGTACCCTGGGTGGTGTAATGAGGACCAGACTCACTGTGGGGTCCAGGGTGGTGTAATTAGGAACTGGAATCACTGTGGGTTTGGAGTCAAGGGTGGTGTAAAGGGTGGTGTAATGAGGACCAGATTCACTGTTGGTACGAGGACAAGACTGACGCTGGGGCTGGGTCTGGGGTCTAGGGTGGTGTAACGAGGTCCAGACTTACAGTGGGACTCTGGGGTCTAGGGTGGTGTAACGAGGTCCAGACTGACAGTGGGTCTGGGGTCTAGGGTGGTGTAACGAGGACCAGACTGACGGTGGGTCTGGGGTCCAGGGTGGTGTAACGAGGTCCAGACTGACGGTGGGTCTGGGGTCCAGGGTGGTGTAACGAGGTCCAGACTGACAGTGGGTCTGGGGTCTAGGGTGGTGTAACGAGGTCCAGACTGACGGTGGGTCTGGGTTCCAGGGTGGTGTAACGAGGTTCAGACCTCGTTACACCACCCTGTTTTGGGGCCAGACTCACTGTGTGGTCCAGGGTGGTGTAACGAGCACTAAACTACTCACTGTGGGGTTTGGGGTCCAGGGTGGTGTAACGAGGTCCAGACTCGCTGTGGGTTTGGGGTCCTGGCTGGTGTAACGAGCACTAGACTCACTGTGGGGTTTGGGTTCCAGGGCCGCTGGCAGTCCCAGATCCAGCAGCTCCGGGACATGGGCATCCAGGACGAGGAGCTGATGCTGCGGGTGCTGCAGGCCACCGACGGggacctgcagggggcgctggaGCTCATCTTCGCCGGCGGCTCGGGGCTGTGAGCCCCCACTCCCACGGGGGGAACAGAGTGGCTTCTACAGAGGAACAGCCCGGCCACGGGGGTCCAGAGGAACCCAGTCCTTCGACGTACCTTAGCTTTCTTTGGACGAGTTTAAACTGGAGTGAActgtgtgttttcattttttactGGCCGTTGGAGACTTTGAATAAAGGCGACGATGCTATTTTGAGTGTGAAAATAGTTTGCCCAATTACTGACTGCAACTAAAAAACTAACTTTGCTTTCGATTTGTACGAAAATTCAGTCTCATTTGTCGTGCGTTTGTGAACGGAGTGCGTATATATCTGAACTGACGACAACTCACCTCGTTTTATGGTAGTTGCTCTATTG is a genomic window containing:
- the LOC130403051 gene encoding ubiquitin-like protein 7 isoform X1, whose amino-acid sequence is MNDVNTTLVEMTSVDWQLSLKVVDQPKSTFHFPEMMPGDVPPGEYRVATLKQLVAAQLPDSVNDPDLIELVHCGRKLKDDLTLDAYGIQPKSTLHILKKTWPETDSNPEPVNRATAAREFRVFHAALHSVNTAYRDSVTKMLTNKESLDQIIVATPGLKSDAVALGVLQDKDLFVQFADPSMLDMLISSHPALVNAIILVLHSVAGSMPTQASSSSSRNVSASSYSDMPGGFMFDGMSDDEDEFQSGNQAGPSSRGGAPIGGRPQSLSHSGAAGPRPITQSELATALALASTPDSSAATPTTTSQADASSGVSPMPAGTPVSNDLFSQALQQALQASNMSSLQGRWQSQIQQLRDMGIQDEELMLRVLQATDGDLQGALELIFAGGSGL
- the LOC130403051 gene encoding ubiquitin-like protein 7 isoform X2, which translates into the protein MTSVDWQLSLKVVDQPKSTFHFPEMMPGDVPPGEYRVATLKQLVAAQLPDSVNDPDLIELVHCGRKLKDDLTLDAYGIQPKSTLHILKKTWPETDSNPEPVNRATAAREFRVFHAALHSVNTAYRDSVTKMLTNKESLDQIIVATPGLKSDAVALGVLQDKDLFVQFADPSMLDMLISSHPALVNAIILVLHSVAGSMPTQASSSSSRNVSASSYSDMPGGFMFDGMSDDEDEFQSGNQAGPSSRGGAPIGGRPQSLSHSGAAGPRPITQSELATALALASTPDSSAATPTTTSQADASSGVSPMPAGTPVSNDLFSQALQQALQASNMSSLQGRWQSQIQQLRDMGIQDEELMLRVLQATDGDLQGALELIFAGGSGL